ttagtagagacggggtttcaccgtgttcgccaggatggtctcgatctcctgacctcgtgatccgcccatctcggcctcccaaagtgctgggattacaggcttgagccaccgcgcccggctttttttttttttttttgagatggagtctcactctgttgcccaggctggagtgcagtggcgcaatctccgctcactgcaagctctgcctcccaggttcacgctattctcctgcctcagcctcccgagtagctgggactacaggcacctaccaccacacctggctacttttttgtattttcagtagagacggggtttcaccatgttagccaggatggtctcgatctcctgacctcgtgatctgcctgcctcggcctcccaaagtgctgggattataggcatgagccactgcgcctggcctattatttatttattttttgagacagagtttcgttcttgttgcccaggctggagtgtagtagtgtgatcttggctcaccgcaacctctgcctcctgggttcaagcgattctcctgcctcagcctcccaagtagctgggactacaggtgcccaccaccacgcccagctaattttgtatttttagtagagatgaggtttctccatgttggtcaggctggtctcgaactactgacctcaggtgatccgcctgccttggcctcccaaaatgctaggattacaggcgtgagccactgtgcccggccagggtattcctttttaaaaatagggtctcgggccgggcgtggtgtttcactcctgtaatcccagcactttcggaggccaaggcggacggatcacgaggacaggaaatcgagaccatcctggctaacatggtgaaaagccatctctactaaaaatacaaaaaattagccgggcgtggtggcgggcacctgtagtcccagctacttgtgaggctgaggcaggagaatcgctagaactggggaggcagaagttgcagtgagccaagatcacgccactgcactccagcctgggtgacagagcgagactccgtctcaaaaataaataaacaaattaattaattaattaaaaaaatatatatagggtCTCAtcgttgtcacccaggctgcagtgcagtggtacaatcgtagctcactgcaaacctccaactcctgggctcagagatACTCTTgcctcatcagcctcccaagaaggtgcactacaggcatataccaccatgctcagctaattttaagtatattttgtagagacagggtctcactctgttgtccaggctggtcttgaacttccgggctcaagcgatcctctttatcttggcctcccaaagtactgggattacaggtgtgagccactgtgccctaccTGGGTACTGTATTTTTACCAGCTGCACTGAACACCCCAGGATGTGGTCACAACAGTGATTTACCCAacgctttatttatttatttatttatgaatgagacggagtcttgctctgtctcccaggctggagtggaaagatgcaatctcggctcacggcaacctccgcctcccaggttcaagcgtttttcctgccgcagcctcccaagtagctggaattacaggtgcccatcacacACCtcgctaacttttttgtatttttagaagcgacagggtttaaccatgttggccagcctgacctcaggtgatcctcccgcctcggcctcccaaagtgctgggattacaggcgtgagccaccgtgccctgcctaccCAACACTTTAATAACAGATGTTGAGTAGTTTCCCGGATCACATCCTGGACAATGCTGCAGAACACGTCTGTGATGTGGCAGTGAGAAGGGACAGGAAAGGCACTATGGCCAAGGCCCAGGCTCGCCCTGCTCACAGCTGGGTCCTGAGATGGAGGCCAGCTCACACTGGGTCTGGAGCTGCTCTGCAATGCCTGTCCTCAGGAACGCCCCCcggtgtgtgcatgtgcatgcgtgtttgtgtgtgcctgtgcacgGAAGGGCTGCTCACCGTCCTCCACGTAGTCGATGGTGGAGAGATGCTGGATCCGGCTGGACACCACGCTGCCCTGCCTCCGCAGCTTGGGGCGCTGAACAGGAGCCGGTGAGGAGCTGGGGTCTGAGGGCGGGCCTGTCGCACTGTCCTGGGGGCCTGCGGGCTCCGCCACCTGGCTCAGTTCAATGCAGTACTCAATGAGGCTGCTCATCAGTTcggcctggggaggagggagcagtGTGATGCCTGGCCAGACCCCCCTTCCATGCCTGTTGCTGAGTCTGAAATGAGCTCTGCTCTCTGGATGGGGAAGCaggggaggggacacacatcgctcaggagggagggagggagtggggaggcgGGGGAGGTGTCCCACTCGGATGACTGTGAAGGTGAGTCCTGGTGGATGAGGAGGGGTCCCCAGGTCTGGGAGTTCGGGTGGGAAAGAAAGAACATTCTAGTCAGAAGGCATAGCCCAGGAAGGCTGACCCTGTGGGCAgaagaggtagggagggagggggaaaggagcCCGGCTGCTGcaaagaggaggaagagtggGGAGGCGGGGCGGGGAGGCGGGGCGGGGAGGCGGGGCAGGGAGGCGGGTAGTGCTGGCTGGGAGGAAAACCTGTAGCCAGGAGGAAGGGGCGAGATGTCACAGGGCAGGGGCGGGCGGCTCCCCGACAGCACATTCTTCAAAAGTGACTCCTACTCAACAGGTGTGAACCATGAGGCACACTGACAGAAAATATACAGCAGCCGGGTACCAGCAGGCACAGCTGGGCACCAAGGACAGGGCCCTCAGGGGTCTGAGGGAGTCACAGACAGAGGGCATCAAGAGGGTGGTGCCCCTTAGTCAGGACACAGGTATTTCCTGAGTGCCTcccacgtgccaggcactgctgcAGGCCTAGGACAAGGTGAGTCCAAGTAGACAGGAATGGTCACCTGTGCTCCTGACTGGTGGGGCTGGGTCGAACGCTGGGAGTGGCCCtgtggagactagcctggctccTGCCTTTCTAAGGGCAGCTACAACCCCTCTGGGTGGGTGAGGAGGGGGCACTGCTGCCCGGCCCAGAAGGAAGAGCAGAGGCCTGGTGGACTCTCCACACTCCCCGCCCTCAGCTCAGTCCACCCGCACTCCTCTGCTCACCGAGTGGACTCCACCAGCCAAAGGGCAGTGGGCTGGCGAGGGGACGGCAGCTGGTGGGGACGGAGTCCTGAGCTGCAACCCTAACAGGGAAGCCTTCTAAGTTCCCTAGAACAAAAACTGCACATTGAGGCTCAGGGAGCCTGCCGTTCACATGCAGCTGAAAGAGGAAGTTCCATTGAACATCCGTCCAAGAAAAAACTCAGCAAGCCAGGGTCAgaaaggaacttcctcaacctgattaAGCACATCTCTGAAGAACCCACAGCAAAATCCCACTTATTCAGTGAAAGACAATGCTTTCTCTCAGGCCGGGTGCGTCAGGGGCGCCTGCTCACACCTATCCATCCTACACTGGGGGTCAGAGGCACTGTCAGGCAAGGCAAGCAAGAGGCACAGATAGGAAAGTGAGACCCAGCTTTCCCCACTCAGACCACACGACTGTCCACATAGAAagtcccaggccaggccaggcgccatggctcatgcctgtactcccagcactttgggaggctgaggcgggtggatcacctgaggtcaagagtttgagaccagcctggccaacatggtgaaatcccatctgtacaaaaatacaaaaattagctgggcgtggtggcaggctcctgcaatcccagctactcaggaggctgaggtgagagaatcgctcgaacctaggaggcggaggttgcagtgagctgagattgcgccattgcactccagcctgagcgacagagcgagactcagtctcaaaaaaaaaaaggcccaggcaGACataggggctcacgcctgtaatcccagcactttgggaggccaaggtgggagaatcatttcagcccaggagttcaagattagcctgggcaacatagtgagaccttgtctctacaaatataataaaataaagttagcctggcacggtggtacacacctgtggctTGGGatgacagcttgagcccaggaggttgaggatgcagcgagctatgattgcgccactgcaccccagcctgggtgacagaacgagagtgtttcaaaaaaaacaaaaacaattggccgggcgcggtggctcacacctgtaatcccagcactttgggaggccgagatgggcggatcacgaggtcaggagatcgagaccatcctggctaacacagtgaaaccccatctctactaaaaatacaaaaaataagccagttgtggtggcgggcacctgtagtcccagctactcgcggaggctgaggcaggagaatggcgggaacccgggaggcagagcttgcagtgagccgagatcgtgccactgcactccagcctgggcaacagagtgagactccatctcaaaaacaacaacaacaacaaaaaaacacaattatatttctttttttttttttttttttttaNNNNNNNNNNNNNNNNNNNNNNNNNNNNNNNNNNNNNNNNNNNNNNNNNNNNNNNNNNNNNNNNNNNNNNNNNNNNNNNNNNNNNNNNNNNNNNNNNNNNNNNNNNNNNNNNNNNNNNNNNNNNNNNNNNNNNNNNNNNNNNNNNNNNNNNNNNNNNNNNNNNNNNNNNNNNNNNNNNNNNNNNNNNNNNNNNNNNNNNNNNNNNNNNNNNNNNNNNNNNNNNNNNNNNNNNNNNNNNNNNNNNNNNNNNNNNNNNNNNNNNNNNNNNNNNNNNNNNNNNNNNNNNNNNNNNNNNNNNNNNNNNNNNNNNNNNNNNNNNNNNNNNNNNNNNNNNNNNNNNNNNNNNNNNNNNNNNNNNNNNNNNNNNNNNNNNNNNNNNNNNNNNNNNNNNNNNNNNNNNNNNNNNNNNNNNNNNNNNNNNNNNNNNNNNNNNNNNNNNNNNNNNNNNNNNNNNNNNNNNNNNNNNNNNNNNNNNNNNNNNNNNNNNNNNNNNNNNNNNNNNNNNNNNNNNNNNNNNNNNNNNNNNNNNNNNNNNNNNNNNNNNNNNNNNNNNNNNNNNNNNNNNNNNNNNNNNNNNNNNNNNNNNNNNNNNNNNNNNNNNNNNNNNNNNNNNNNNNNNNNNNNNNNNNNNNNNNNNNNNNNNNNNNNNNNNNNNNNNNNNNNNNNNNNNNNNNNNNNNNNNNNNNNNNNNNNNNNNNNNNNNNNNNNNNNNNNNNNNNNNNNNNNNNNNNNNNNNNNNNNNNNNNNNNNNNNNNNNNNNNNNNNNNNNNNNNNNNNNNNNNNNNNNNNNNNNNNNNNNNNNNNNNNNNNNNNNNNNNNNNNNNNNNNNNNNNNNNNNNNNNNNNNNNNNNNNNNNNNNNNNNNNNNNNNNNNNNNNNNNNNNNNNNNNNNNNNNNNNNNNNNNNNNNNNNNNNNNNNNNNNNNNNNNNNNNNNNNNNNNNNNNNNNNNNNNNNNNNNNNNNNNNNNNNNNNNNNNNNNNNNNNNNNNNNNNNNNNNNNNNNNNNNNNNNNNNNNNNNNNNNNNNNNNNNNNNNNNNNNNNNNNNNNNNNNNNNNNNNNNNNNNNNNNNNNNNNNNNNNNNNNNNNNNNNNNNNNNNNNNNNNNNNNNNNNNNNNNNNNNNNNNNNNNNNNNNNNNNNNNNNNNNNNNNNNNNNNNNNNNNNNNNNNNNNNNNNNNNNNNNNNNNNNNNNNNNNNNNNNNNNNNNNNNNNNNNNNNNNNNNNNNNNNNNNNNNNNNNNNNNNNNNNNNNNNNNNNNNNNNNNNNNNNNNNNNNNNNNNNNNNNNNNNNNNNNNNNNNNNNNNNNNNNNNNNNNNNNNNNNNNNNNNNNNNNNNNNNNNNNNNNNNNNNNNNNNNNNNNNNNNNNNNNNNNNNNNNNNNNNNNNNNNNNNNNNNNNNNNNNNNNNNNNNNNNNNNNNNNNNNNNNNNNNNNNNNNNNNNNNNNNNNNNNNNNNNNNNNNNNNNNNNNNNNNNNNNNNNNNNNNNNNNNNNNNNNNNNNNNNNNNNNNNNNNNNNNNNNNNNNNNNNNNNNNNNNNNNNNNNNNNNNNNNNNNNNNNNNNNNNNNNNNNNNNNNNNNNNNNNNNNNNNNNNNNNNNNNNNNNNNNNNNNNNNNNNNNNNNNNNNNNNNNNNNNNNNNNNNNNNNNNNNNNNNNNNNNNNNNNNNNNNNNNNNNNNNNNNNNNNNNNNNNNNNNNNNNNNNNNNNNNNNNNNNNNNNNNNNNNNNNNNNNNNNNNNNNNNNNNNNNNNNNNNNNNNNNNNNNNNNNNNNNNNNNNNNNNNNNNNNNNNNNNNNNNNNNNNNNNNNNNNNNNNNNNNNNNNNNNNNNNNNNNNNNNNNNNNNNNNNNNNNNNNNNNNNNNNNNNNNNNNNNNNNNNNNNNNNNNNNNNNNNNNNNNNNNNNNNNNNNNNNNNNNNNNNNNNNNNNNNNNNNNNNNNNNNNNNNNNNNNNNNNNNNNNNNNNNNNNNNNNNNNNNNNNNNNNNNNNNNNNNNNNNNNNNNNNNNNNNNNNNNNNNNNNNNNNNNNNNNNNNNNNNNNNNNNNNNNNNNNNNNNNNNNNNNNNNNNNNNNNNNNNNNNNNNNNNNNNNNNNNNNNNNNNNNNNNNNNNNNNNNNNNNNNNNNNNNNNNNNNNNNNNNNNNNNNNNNNNNNNNNNNNNNNNNNNNNNNNNNNNNNNNNNNNNNNNNNNNNNNNNNNNNNNNNNNNNNNNNNNNNNNNNNNNNNNNNNNNNNNNNNNNNNNNNNNNNNNNNNNNNNNNNNNNNNNNNNNNNNNNNNNNNNNNNNNNNNNNNNNNNNNNNNNNNNNNNNNNNNNNNNNNNNNNNNNNNNNNNNNNNNNNNNNNNNNNNNNNNNNNNNNNNNNNNNNNNNNNNNNNNNNNNNNNNNNNNNNNNNNNNNNNNNNNNNNNNNNNNNNNNNNNNNNNNNNNNNNNNNNNNNNNNNNNNNNNNNNNNNNNNNNNNNNNNNNNNNNNNNNNNNNNNNNNNNNNNNNNNNNNNNNNNNNNNNNNNNNNNNNNNNNNNNNNNNNNNNNNNNNNNNNNNNNNNNNNNNNNNNNNNNNNNNNNNNNNNNNNNNNNNNNNNNNNNNNNNNNNNNNNNNNNNNNNNNNNNNNNNNNNNNNNNNNNNNNNNNNNNNNNNNNNNNNNNNNNNNNNNNNNNNNNNNNNNNNNNNNNNNNNNNNNNNNNNNNNNNNNNNNNNNNNNNNNNNNNNNNNNNNNNNNNNNNNNNNNNNNNNNNNNNNNNNNNNNNNNNNNNNNNNNNNNNNNNNNNNNNNNNNNNNNNNNNNNNNNNNNNNNNNNNNNNNNNNNNNNNNNNNNNNNNNNNNNNNNNNNNNNNNNNNNNNNNNNNNNNNNNNNNNNNNNNNNNNNNNNNNNNNNNNNNNNNNNNNNNNNNNNNNNNNNNNNNNNNNNNNNNNNNNNNNNNNNNNNNNNNNNNNNNNNNNNNNNNNNNNNNNNNNNNNNNNNNNNNNNNNNNNNNNNNNNNNNNNNNNNNNNNNNNNNNNNNNNNNNNNNNNNNNNNNNNNNNNNNNNNNNNNNNNNNNNNNNNNNNNNNNNNNNNNNNNNNNNNNNNNNNNNNNNNNNNNNNNNNNNNNNNNNNNNNNNNNNNNNNNNNNNNNNNNNNNNNNNNNNNNNNNNNNNNNNNNNNNNNNNNNNNNNNNNNNNNNNNNNNNNNNNNNNNNNNNNNNNNNNNNNNNNNNNNNNNNNNNNNNNNNNNNNNNNNNNNNNNNNNNNNNNNNNNNNNNNNNNNNNNNNNNNNNNNNNNNNNNNNNNNNNNNNNNNNNNNNNNNNNNNNNNNNNNNNNNNNNNNNNNNNNNNNNNNNNNNNNNNNNNNNNNNNNNNNNNNNNNNNNNNNNNNNNNNNNNNNNNNNNNNNNNNNNNNNNNNNNNNNNNNNNNNNNNNNNNNNNNNNNNNNNNNNNNNNNNNNNNNNNNNNNNNNNNNNNNNNNNNNNNNNNNNNNNNNNNNNNNNNNNNNNNNNNNNNNNNNNNNNNNNNNNNNNNNNNNNNNNNNNNNNNNNNNNNNNNNNNNNNNNNNNNNNNNNNNNNNNNNNNNNNNNNNNNNNNNNNNNNNNNNNNNNNNNNNNNNNNNNNNNNNNNNNNNNNNNNNNNNNNNNNNNNNNNNNNNNNNNNNNNNNNNNNNNNNNNNNNNNNNNNNNNNNNNNNNNNNNNNNNNNNNNNNNNNNNNNNNNNNNNNNNNNNNNNNNNNNNNNNNNNNNNNNNNNNNNNNNNNNNNNNNNNNNNNNNNNNNNNNNNNNNNNNNNNNNNNNNNNNNNNNNNNNNNNNNNNNNNNNNNNNNNNNNNNNNNNNNNNNNNNNNNNNNNNNNNNNNNNNNNNNNNNNNNNNNNNNNNNNNNNNNNNNNNNNNNNNNNNNNNNNNNNNNNNNNNNNNNNNNNNNNNNNNNNNNNNNNNNNNNNNNNNNNNNNNNNNNNNNNNNNNNNNNNNNNNNNNNNNNNNNNNNNNNNNNNNNNNNNNNNNNNNNNNNNNNNNNNNNNNNNNNNN
The sequence above is a segment of the Theropithecus gelada isolate Dixy chromosome 14, Tgel_1.0, whole genome shotgun sequence genome. Coding sequences within it:
- the FRMD8 gene encoding FERM domain-containing protein 8, whose translation is MSSLIEYCIELSQVAEPAGPQDSATGPPSDPSSSPAPVQRPKLRRQGSVVSSRIQHLSTIDYVEDGKGIRRVKPKRTTSFFSRQLSLGQGSYTVVQPSDSLEQG